The genomic window CGGCCTGCAGGTACGGGAGGCTCGGGATGTCCGACTCGTCggcgagccgcgcgccgccgaccaccgcgtCGAGCTCCGCCTGTAGCTTGCGGAGGACGGGCGGGTTGTTGATTAGCTCTGACAGCGCCCACTCCAGCGTGATCGTTGTCGTGTCCGTCCCCGCCGCGAAGATGTCCTGGCACACGAGATCTCGATCGATCATGGAGTTCTTGAGGTGTTCGACCGTGGTCTAGCTGAGGTTTAGTATTACCAGCATGAACGCCTTGATGTTGTCTCTGGTGAGACGCATCTCGGCGGCTTCGTCTTCGTGCATGTCGAAGAGCATGTCAAGGAGGTCcttctcgtcgtcctcgccgtcggccgccgcttGCCGGCGTAGCTTCCTCTTGGCTTCCCTCGCCGTCAGTATCCGCTCCATCATGGCGTCGAACTTGCGGTGCACCGCGTCGATGCGCTTGCCGAGCCCCTGCACGTCCCAGTACTTGAAGACGCCGATGTAGTCCTGCAGGTTGAACGTGCCGGTGAGCTCCGCTGTCTCGGCGACCACGCTCCGCATCTCCTCcgcgtcgttgtcgtcgccggtCCACCGCCGGCCCATCACCATGCGGGAGACGATGTCGCCGGTGAGGCCCATGAGCgcggcgccgacgtcgacgcgctcgccgccgtcggctgcgCTCCGGCTGAGCGAGCCGACGAGGCGCGCCACCTCCTCGCGGCGGACGTGGCGGAGCCGGTCGAGCGTTCGTCCGGCGAGGAGCTCGTGCACGCACGCGCGCTTCATGAAGCGCCAGTAGGGCCCGTACGGCGAGAAGGAGAAGTCCTGGCCGCCGTAGGTgaggcggtggacggcggcgggcttggggcGGTCGAGGAACGCGGACTCGTGGGTCTTGAGCACCTCGCGGGCGGCGTCCGGCGAGCAGGCGGCGACGCAGGGGACGGAGCcgaggcggaggaagaggagcgggccgtggcgcgcggcgaggcggtggagcgcctggtgcggcagcggc from Oryza glaberrima chromosome 6, OglaRS2, whole genome shotgun sequence includes these protein-coding regions:
- the LOC127777844 gene encoding cytochrome P450 93A3-like, producing MDHQLVARGLFKPLLLFVAGLIVLYALRRRRHRRSSGLRLPPSPFGLPILGHLHLLAPLPHQALHRLAARHGPLLFLRLGSVPCVAACSPDAAREVLKTHESAFLDRPKPAAVHRLTYGGQDFSFSPYGPYWRFMKRACVHELLAGRTLDRLRHVRREEVARLVGSLSRSAADGGERVDVGAALMGLTGDIVSRMVMGRRWTGDDNDAEEMRSVVAETAELTGTFNLQDYIGVFKYWDVQGLGKRIDAVHRKFDAMMERILTAREAKRKLRRQAAADGEDDEKDLLDMLFDMHEDEAAEMRLTRDNIKAFMLDIFAAGTDTTTITLEWALSELINNPPVLRKLQAELDAVVGGARLADESDIPSLPYLQAVAKETLRLHPTGPLVVRRSLERATVAGYDVPAGATVFVNVWAIGRDAAWWPEPTAFRPERFVSGGGGGGTAADVRGQHFHLLPFGSGRRICPGASLAMLVVQAALAAMVQCFEWSPVGGAPVDMEEGPGLTLPRKRPLVCTVSPRIHPLPAAASASLT